In one window of Azotobacter salinestris DNA:
- the oadA gene encoding sodium-extruding oxaloacetate decarboxylase subunit alpha, producing the protein MKKITVTDTILRDAHQSLIATRMRLEDMLPICDKLDKVGYWSLEVWGGATFDSCIRFLKEDPWERLRQLRAALPNTRLQMLLRGQNLLGYRHYSDDVVKAFVAKAAVNGIDVFRIFDAMNDVRNLRVAIEAVKAAGKHAQGTICYTTSPVHTVESFVELGKRMQEKGVDSLAIKDMAGLLTPYATAELVKALKAEIDLPVFIHSHDTAGLGAMCQLKAIEAGADHIDTAISSFAWGTSHPGTESMVAALRGSEYDTGLDLELLQEIGLYFYAVRKRYHQFESEFTAVDTRVQVNQVPGGMMSNLANQLKEQGALHRINEVFAEIPRVREDLGFPPLVTPTSQIVGTQAVFNVLAGERYKTITNEVKLYLQGRYGKAPGKVNEHLRFQAIGTEEVIDVRPADLLKPEMTKLRAEIGELARNEEDVLTYAMFPDIGRKFLEERKAGTLVPEALLPIPTAGAGPASEGVPTEFLIDVHGETYRVDITGVGLKGEGKRHFYLSIDGMPEEVVFEPLNEFVAGGSGKRKQAGAPGDVSTSMPGNIVDVLVKEGDVVKAGQPILITEAMKMETEVQAPIGGTVKAIHIAKGDRVNPGELLVEIEG; encoded by the coding sequence ATGAAGAAGATCACGGTCACCGACACCATCCTGCGTGACGCCCACCAGTCGCTGATCGCCACCCGCATGCGCCTCGAGGACATGCTGCCGATCTGCGACAAGCTGGACAAGGTCGGCTACTGGTCGCTGGAAGTCTGGGGCGGCGCCACCTTCGATTCCTGCATCCGCTTCCTCAAGGAAGATCCCTGGGAGCGCCTGCGCCAGCTGCGCGCCGCGCTGCCCAACACCCGCCTGCAGATGCTGCTGCGCGGACAGAACCTGCTCGGCTACCGCCACTACAGCGACGACGTGGTCAAGGCCTTCGTCGCCAAGGCGGCGGTCAACGGCATCGACGTGTTCCGCATCTTCGATGCGATGAACGACGTGCGCAACCTGCGCGTGGCCATCGAGGCGGTCAAGGCCGCCGGCAAGCACGCCCAGGGCACCATCTGCTACACCACCAGCCCGGTGCACACCGTCGAGTCCTTCGTCGAGCTGGGTAAGCGCATGCAGGAGAAGGGCGTCGACTCCCTGGCGATCAAGGACATGGCGGGCCTCCTGACCCCCTACGCCACCGCCGAGCTGGTCAAGGCGCTGAAGGCCGAGATCGACCTGCCGGTGTTCATCCACTCCCACGACACCGCGGGCCTCGGCGCGATGTGCCAGCTCAAGGCCATCGAAGCCGGCGCCGACCACATCGACACCGCCATCTCCAGCTTCGCCTGGGGCACCAGCCACCCCGGCACCGAGTCGATGGTCGCCGCCCTGCGCGGCAGCGAGTACGACACCGGCCTGGACCTGGAGCTGCTGCAGGAGATCGGCCTGTACTTCTACGCGGTGCGCAAGCGCTACCACCAGTTCGAGAGCGAATTCACCGCGGTCGACACCCGCGTGCAGGTCAACCAGGTGCCGGGCGGCATGATGTCCAACCTGGCCAACCAGCTGAAGGAGCAGGGCGCCCTGCACCGCATCAACGAGGTGTTCGCCGAAATCCCGCGCGTGCGCGAAGACCTCGGCTTCCCGCCGCTGGTCACCCCGACCTCGCAGATCGTCGGCACCCAGGCGGTGTTCAACGTGCTCGCCGGCGAGCGCTACAAGACCATCACCAACGAGGTGAAGCTCTACCTGCAGGGCCGCTACGGCAAGGCGCCGGGCAAGGTCAACGAGCACCTGCGCTTCCAGGCGATCGGCACCGAGGAAGTCATCGACGTGCGCCCGGCCGACCTGCTCAAGCCGGAAATGACCAAGCTGCGTGCGGAGATCGGCGAGCTGGCGCGCAACGAGGAGGACGTGCTGACCTACGCCATGTTCCCCGACATCGGCCGCAAGTTCCTCGAGGAGCGCAAGGCCGGCACCCTGGTGCCCGAAGCCCTGCTGCCGATCCCCACCGCGGGCGCCGGCCCGGCCAGCGAAGGCGTGCCCACCGAATTCCTCATCGACGTGCACGGCGAGACCTACCGGGTGGACATCACCGGCGTCGGCCTCAAGGGCGAGGGCAAGCGCCACTTCTACCTGTCTATCGACGGCATGCCGGAAGAGGTGGTGTTCGAGCCGCTCAACGAGTTCGTCGCCGGCGGCTCCGGCAAGCGCAAGCAGGCCGGCGCACCGGGCGACGTCAGCACCAGCATGCCGGGCAATATCGTCGACGTCCTGGTCAAGGAGGGCGATGTGGTCAAGGCCGGCCAGCCGATCCTGATCACCGAGGCCATGAAGATGGAAACCGAAGTGCAGGCGCCGATCGGCGGCACGGTCAAGGCCATCCACATCGCCAAGGGCGATCGCGTCAACCCCGGCGAACTGCTGGTGGAGATCGAGGGCTGA
- a CDS encoding acetyl-CoA carboxylase biotin carboxylase subunit codes for MIKKILIANRGEIAVRIVRACAEMGIRSVAIFSEADRHALHVKRADEAHFIGEDPLAGYLNPRKLVNLAVETGCDALHPGYGFLSENAELAEICAQRGIKFIGPSAEVIRRMGDKTEARRSMIAAGVPCTPGTEGNVADLAEALREAERIGYPVMLKATSGGGGRGIRRCNSVSELEHAYPRVISEATKAFGSAEVFLEKCIVNPKHIEAQILADSFGNTVHLFERDCSIQRRNQKLIEIAPSPQLTPEQRAYIGDLAVRAAKAVGYENAGTVEFLLAEGEVYFMEMNTRVQVEHTITEEITGIDIVREQIRVASGLPLSIEQKDIQHRGYALQFRINAEDPKNNFLPSFGKITRYYAPGGPGVRTDTAIYTGYTIPPYYDSMCLKLIVWALTWEEALARGLRALDDMRVQGVKTTAPYYQQILGNPDFRSGQFNTSFVDEHPELLDYSIKRRPGELAIAIAAAIAAHAGL; via the coding sequence GTGATAAAAAAAATCCTCATTGCCAACCGTGGCGAGATCGCTGTCCGCATCGTGCGCGCCTGCGCCGAGATGGGCATCCGCTCGGTGGCCATCTTCTCCGAAGCCGACCGCCATGCCCTGCACGTGAAGCGGGCCGACGAGGCGCACTTCATCGGCGAGGATCCGCTGGCCGGCTACCTGAACCCGCGCAAGCTGGTCAACCTGGCGGTGGAAACCGGCTGCGACGCCCTGCACCCGGGCTACGGCTTCCTCTCGGAAAACGCCGAGCTGGCGGAGATCTGCGCCCAGCGCGGGATCAAGTTCATCGGCCCGTCGGCCGAGGTGATCCGTCGCATGGGTGACAAGACCGAGGCGCGGCGCAGCATGATCGCCGCCGGCGTGCCCTGCACCCCCGGCACCGAAGGCAACGTCGCCGATCTGGCCGAGGCGCTGCGCGAGGCCGAGCGGATCGGCTACCCGGTGATGCTCAAGGCCACCTCCGGCGGCGGCGGCCGCGGCATCCGCCGCTGCAACAGCGTCTCCGAACTGGAGCACGCCTACCCGCGGGTGATCTCCGAGGCGACCAAGGCCTTCGGCAGCGCCGAAGTCTTTCTCGAGAAGTGCATCGTCAACCCGAAGCACATCGAGGCGCAGATCCTCGCCGACTCCTTCGGCAACACCGTGCACCTGTTCGAGCGCGACTGCTCGATCCAGCGCCGCAACCAGAAGTTGATCGAGATCGCCCCGAGTCCCCAGCTGACCCCCGAACAGCGCGCCTACATCGGCGATCTGGCGGTGCGCGCGGCCAAGGCGGTGGGCTACGAGAACGCCGGCACCGTGGAGTTCCTGCTCGCCGAGGGCGAGGTGTACTTCATGGAGATGAACACCCGGGTCCAGGTGGAGCACACCATCACCGAGGAAATCACCGGCATCGACATCGTCCGCGAACAGATCCGCGTCGCCTCGGGCCTGCCACTCTCCATCGAGCAGAAGGACATCCAGCACCGCGGCTATGCCCTGCAGTTCCGCATCAACGCCGAGGACCCGAAGAACAACTTCCTGCCCAGCTTCGGCAAGATCACCCGCTACTACGCCCCCGGCGGCCCCGGCGTGCGTACCGACACGGCGATCTACACCGGCTACACCATCCCGCCGTACTACGACTCGATGTGCCTGAAGCTGATCGTCTGGGCGCTGACCTGGGAAGAGGCGCTGGCCCGCGGCCTGCGCGCCCTGGACGACATGCGCGTGCAGGGGGTGAAGACCACCGCGCCCTACTACCAGCAGATTCTCGGCAATCCGGATTTCCGCAGCGGGCAGTTCAACACCAGCTTCGTCGACGAACATCCGGAACTGCTCGACTACTCGATCAAGCGCAGGCCTGGCGAGCTGGCCATCGCCATCGCCGCCGCCATCGCCGCCCATGCCGGGCTCTGA
- a CDS encoding LysR family transcriptional regulator, with protein sequence MRKSLMRLTLRQLRVFRAVCESRSYSRAAEEMALTQPAVSLQIRQLEELVGQPLFEYVAKKLYLTPAAEALLKTSEDIFGHLESLDMQLSDLQGSLQGQLNLAVESSAKYLVPHLFAAFRAQHPEVSLQLVVVNHAQAVRRLSMSRDDLLIMSQVPSELALNFYPFLNNPIVAVAPPGHPLCARPSLRLQDLTDFPLLLREPGSGTRRAGEEYCHQKRAHFAETLEIGSTEAQLQAVIAGLGLALLPRHAASLELAAGQLCELPVEELPLYHSWCLVHTEGKRLSPVARAFETFIRAERAKISALAERFAGRSPRMPAPG encoded by the coding sequence ATGCGTAAGTCCTTGATGCGCCTGACCCTGCGCCAGTTGCGGGTATTTCGCGCGGTATGCGAGAGCCGCTCCTACAGCCGCGCCGCCGAGGAGATGGCGCTGACCCAGCCGGCGGTCAGCCTGCAGATCCGCCAGCTGGAGGAACTGGTCGGCCAGCCGCTGTTCGAGTACGTGGCCAAGAAGCTCTACCTGACGCCGGCCGCCGAGGCGCTGCTGAAAACCAGCGAGGACATCTTCGGCCACCTGGAAAGCCTCGACATGCAGCTGTCGGACCTGCAGGGCTCGCTGCAGGGCCAGCTCAACCTGGCGGTGGAGTCCAGCGCCAAGTACCTGGTGCCGCACCTGTTCGCCGCCTTCCGCGCACAGCACCCGGAGGTCAGCCTGCAGCTGGTGGTGGTCAACCACGCCCAGGCGGTGCGCCGCCTGTCGATGAGCCGCGACGACCTGCTGATCATGTCGCAGGTGCCGAGCGAGCTGGCGCTGAACTTCTATCCCTTTCTCAACAATCCGATCGTCGCCGTGGCCCCGCCCGGACACCCGCTGTGTGCGCGGCCGAGCCTGCGCCTGCAGGATCTGACGGACTTTCCGCTGCTGCTGCGCGAGCCCGGCTCCGGCACCCGCCGCGCCGGCGAGGAGTATTGCCACCAGAAGCGCGCGCACTTCGCCGAGACGCTGGAGATCGGCTCGACCGAGGCGCAGTTGCAGGCGGTGATCGCCGGCCTCGGCCTGGCCCTGCTGCCGCGCCATGCGGCGAGTCTGGAACTGGCCGCCGGCCAGCTCTGCGAGCTGCCGGTGGAGGAGTTGCCGCTGTACCACAGCTGGTGCCTGGTGCACACCGAGGGCAAGCGGCTGAGCCCGGTGGCGCGGGCGTTCGAGACGTTCATCCGCGCCGAGCGCGCGAAGATCAGCGCGCTGGCCGAGCGCTTTGCCGGAAGATCGCCGCGGATGCCGGCGCCAGGCTGA
- a CDS encoding PA3496 family putative envelope integrity protein, with product MPRHTEDAYYPCPLDSKARRKRLDERRMHFRRAIERYDEQRRLQHELDDYPDLRMVSLAPASAAIFRQSARPAR from the coding sequence ATGCCTCGCCACACGGAAGACGCGTATTATCCTTGCCCCCTGGATTCGAAGGCCCGCCGCAAGCGCCTGGACGAGCGCCGGATGCATTTTCGCCGGGCCATCGAGCGCTACGACGAGCAGCGTCGGCTGCAGCATGAACTGGACGACTACCCGGATCTGCGCATGGTCAGCCTGGCGCCGGCATCCGCGGCGATCTTCCGGCAAAGCGCTCGGCCAGCGCGCTGA
- the hexR gene encoding transcriptional regulator HexR, whose translation MNLLQHIAQSRALLRKSELKVADHVLLDPAAAMHSSMASLAQEVGVSEPTIVRFCRAIGCAGFQDLKLKLAQSLAAGASFGQFAIHENDSVVDFSLKIFDTTLHTLMGVREKLDPAALQRAIDAIAGAPRIEFYGFGASGAVAIDAQHKFFRLLLTAAAYSDPHMQAMSAVTLKPGDVAICISQSGRSKDLLITANLVRETRATLITLCPGQTPLAELADINVAIDVHEDTEVYTPLTSRIAHLVVIDVLAMGVAMARGPDLVNHLKSVKRSLRSLRLSPKAVRAAEE comes from the coding sequence GTGAATCTCTTGCAGCATATTGCCCAATCACGCGCCCTGCTGCGCAAGTCGGAACTCAAGGTGGCCGATCATGTGCTGCTCGACCCGGCCGCGGCGATGCACAGTTCGATGGCCAGTCTGGCCCAGGAGGTCGGGGTCAGCGAGCCGACCATCGTGCGCTTCTGCCGGGCCATCGGATGTGCCGGCTTCCAGGACCTGAAGCTGAAGCTGGCGCAGAGCCTGGCCGCCGGCGCCAGCTTCGGCCAGTTCGCCATCCACGAGAACGATTCGGTCGTCGACTTCAGCCTGAAGATCTTCGACACCACCCTGCACACCCTGATGGGGGTGCGCGAGAAGCTCGATCCGGCGGCCCTGCAGCGTGCCATCGATGCCATCGCCGGGGCGCCGCGCATCGAGTTCTACGGCTTCGGCGCCTCCGGCGCGGTGGCCATCGATGCCCAGCACAAGTTCTTCCGCCTGCTGCTCACCGCCGCCGCCTATTCCGACCCGCACATGCAGGCCATGTCGGCGGTGACCCTCAAGCCCGGCGACGTGGCGATCTGCATTTCCCAGTCGGGACGCTCCAAGGACCTTCTGATCACCGCCAACCTGGTCCGCGAGACCAGGGCCACCCTGATCACCCTGTGCCCCGGGCAGACACCGCTGGCCGAGCTGGCCGACATCAACGTGGCGATCGACGTTCACGAGGACACCGAGGTCTACACCCCGCTGACCTCGCGCATCGCCCACCTGGTGGTGATCGACGTGCTGGCCATGGGCGTGGCCATGGCCCGCGGACCGGATCTGGTCAACCACCTGAAGAGCGTCAAGCGCAGCCTGCGCAGCCTGCGCCTGTCGCCCAAGGCAGTGCGCGCCGCAGAGGAGTAG
- the zwf gene encoding glucose-6-phosphate dehydrogenase: protein MTLPCDMLVFGGTGDLALHKLLPALYHLHRDRRLPADMRILALARKPLGRDTYRALAERHCRAHVPRASFDTATWQGFAERIDYFAMDASQSADYGRLARHLGNACQRGRIYYLATAPSLFEDIAAHLANAGLAGNDTRIVLEKPIGHSLESALAINQAIGQVFQESQVFRIDHYLGKETVQNLMALRFANALFEPVWRAGHIDHVQISVCETLGVENRGSYYDKAGAMRDMLQNHLLQLLCLVAMEAPVRFDAEAVRNEKVKILEALKPITGFDVKDRTVRGQYAAGKIGGQEVPAYYFEKHVDNDSDTETFVAVHAEIDNWRWAGVPFYLRTGKRMAKKSSEIVIQFKPVPHRLFPGGQANRLLIRLQPEESISLQLMAKSPGKGMHLAPVELDLNLAHAFRQKRRWDAYERLLLDVIEGDSTLFMRRDEVEAAWRWVDPIIGGWHAYYQRPRPYPAGSWGPEQAHSLLEQQGHAWHQ, encoded by the coding sequence GTGACCCTTCCCTGCGACATGCTGGTTTTCGGCGGCACCGGCGACCTGGCGCTGCACAAGCTGCTGCCGGCGCTCTACCACCTGCACCGCGACCGGCGCCTGCCGGCCGACATGCGCATCCTCGCGCTGGCGCGCAAGCCGCTGGGCCGCGATACCTATCGCGCCCTGGCCGAGCGCCATTGCCGGGCCCACGTGCCGCGGGCAAGCTTCGACACCGCCACCTGGCAGGGTTTCGCCGAACGGATCGACTATTTCGCCATGGATGCCAGTCAGAGTGCCGACTACGGCCGCCTGGCCCGCCACCTGGGCAACGCCTGCCAGCGTGGGCGCATCTATTACCTCGCCACCGCCCCCAGCCTGTTCGAGGACATCGCCGCGCACCTGGCCAATGCCGGCCTGGCCGGGAACGACACGCGCATTGTGCTGGAGAAGCCCATCGGCCATTCGCTGGAGTCGGCGCTGGCGATCAACCAGGCCATCGGCCAGGTGTTCCAGGAGTCCCAGGTCTTCCGCATCGACCACTACCTGGGCAAGGAAACCGTGCAGAACCTGATGGCGCTGCGCTTCGCCAACGCCCTGTTCGAGCCGGTCTGGCGTGCCGGACACATCGACCACGTACAGATCAGCGTCTGCGAAACCCTCGGCGTGGAGAACCGCGGCAGCTACTACGACAAGGCCGGGGCGATGCGCGACATGCTGCAGAACCACCTGCTGCAGCTGCTCTGCCTGGTCGCCATGGAGGCCCCGGTGCGCTTCGATGCCGAGGCGGTGCGCAACGAGAAGGTGAAGATTCTCGAAGCGCTGAAACCCATCACCGGCTTCGACGTGAAGGATCGCACGGTGCGCGGCCAGTACGCCGCCGGCAAGATCGGCGGCCAGGAGGTCCCGGCCTACTATTTCGAAAAGCATGTCGACAACGACAGCGATACGGAAACCTTCGTCGCGGTGCATGCCGAGATCGACAACTGGCGCTGGGCGGGCGTGCCCTTCTACCTGCGCACCGGCAAGCGCATGGCGAAGAAAAGCTCGGAGATCGTCATCCAGTTCAAGCCGGTACCGCACCGGCTGTTCCCGGGCGGCCAGGCCAATCGCCTGCTGATCCGCCTGCAGCCGGAGGAGTCGATCAGCCTGCAACTGATGGCCAAGAGCCCGGGCAAGGGCATGCATCTGGCGCCGGTCGAGCTGGACCTCAACCTGGCCCATGCCTTCCGCCAGAAGCGCCGCTGGGACGCCTACGAGCGTCTGCTGCTGGACGTGATCGAGGGCGACTCCACTTTGTTCATGCGCCGCGACGAAGTGGAGGCCGCCTGGCGCTGGGTCGACCCGATCATCGGCGGCTGGCATGCCTACTACCAGAGGCCGCGCCCCTACCCCGCCGGCTCATGGGGACCGGAGCAGGCCCACAGCCTGCTCGAACAGCAGGGCCATGCCTGGCACCAGTGA
- the yihA gene encoding ribosome biogenesis GTP-binding protein YihA/YsxC, with amino-acid sequence MSFKNPILGLCQQAVFMLSAARVDQCPADDGLEVAFAGRSNAGKSSALNTLTHANLARTSKTPGRTQLLNFFRLDDQRRLVDLPGYGYAKVPIPLKQHWQHHLEAYLGSRRSLAGVVLLMDIRHPLTDFDRMMLDWASASGMPMHILLTKADKLAFGAAKNALLKVRRELHKGWGEGVSIQLFSAPKRQGVEEAHDVLAHWLGLAGDDEGEAGAGA; translated from the coding sequence ATGTCCTTCAAGAATCCCATTCTCGGCCTGTGTCAGCAGGCTGTCTTCATGCTCAGCGCTGCCCGGGTCGACCAGTGTCCTGCCGACGACGGCCTCGAGGTCGCCTTTGCCGGACGCTCCAATGCCGGCAAGTCCAGCGCGCTGAACACCCTGACCCACGCCAATCTCGCGCGCACCTCGAAGACCCCGGGGCGCACCCAGTTGCTGAACTTCTTCCGTCTCGACGACCAGCGTCGCCTGGTCGATCTGCCCGGCTACGGCTATGCCAAGGTGCCGATTCCTCTCAAGCAGCACTGGCAGCACCACCTGGAGGCCTACCTGGGCAGCCGCCGCAGTCTGGCCGGCGTGGTCCTGCTGATGGACATCCGCCACCCTCTGACCGACTTCGACCGGATGATGCTCGACTGGGCCAGCGCCAGCGGCATGCCCATGCACATCCTGCTGACCAAGGCCGACAAGCTGGCCTTCGGTGCGGCGAAGAACGCCTTGCTCAAGGTCCGGCGGGAGCTCCACAAGGGCTGGGGCGAGGGGGTGAGTATCCAGCTGTTCTCGGCACCCAAGCGCCAGGGGGTCGAGGAGGCCCACGACGTGCTGGCGCACTGGCTGGGCCTGGCCGGAGACGACGAAGGCGAGGCGGGCGCCGGGGCCTGA
- a CDS encoding c-type cytochrome, translating into MNKALVTLLLTLGITGLAHAEGDAAAGQGKAAICGACHGPDGNSAAPNFPKLAGQGERYLLKQMQDIKAGSKPGAPEGVGRKVLEMTGMLDNFSDQDLADLAAYFASQKMTVGAADPQMVEAGEALYRGGKLADGMPACTGCHSPNGAGNAPAAYPKLGGQHAQYVAKQLTDFREGVRTNDGDSMIMRSIAAKLSNKDIAAISSYIQGLH; encoded by the coding sequence ATGAACAAAGCACTCGTGACTCTGCTGTTAACCCTGGGGATCACCGGCCTGGCCCATGCCGAGGGCGATGCCGCCGCCGGCCAAGGCAAGGCGGCCATCTGCGGTGCCTGCCATGGTCCGGACGGCAACAGCGCGGCACCGAACTTCCCGAAACTGGCCGGCCAGGGCGAGCGCTATCTGCTCAAGCAGATGCAGGACATCAAGGCCGGCTCCAAGCCGGGCGCTCCCGAAGGCGTCGGCCGCAAGGTGCTGGAAATGACCGGCATGCTCGACAACTTCAGCGACCAGGACCTGGCCGATCTCGCCGCCTACTTCGCCTCGCAGAAGATGACCGTCGGCGCCGCCGATCCGCAAATGGTCGAAGCTGGCGAAGCCCTCTACCGCGGCGGCAAGCTGGCCGACGGCATGCCCGCCTGCACCGGCTGCCACTCGCCGAACGGCGCGGGCAACGCCCCGGCCGCCTACCCGAAACTGGGCGGTCAGCATGCACAGTACGTGGCCAAGCAGCTCACCGACTTCCGCGAAGGCGTGCGTACCAACGACGGCGACAGCATGATCATGCGCTCCATCGCCGCCAAGCTGAGCAACAAGGACATCGCCGCGATCTCCAGCTACATCCAGGGCCTGCACTGA
- a CDS encoding thiol:disulfide interchange protein DsbA/DsbL: MRKLILGAVLASASLFALGTQAESLSPADIKVGKQYVELPTPVPVAQPGKIEVVELFWYGCPHCYQFEPSINAWASKLPEDVNFRRVPALFGGVWNVHGQLFLTLETMNVESKVHAAIFEAIHKDGKKLATPEEMAEFLAGHGIDKDAFLKTYSSFNVKSQMEKAKKLAIAYQISGVPVMVVNGKYRFDLGSAGGPENTLQVADYLIDQERSAQ; encoded by the coding sequence ATGCGTAAATTGATTCTCGGCGCCGTTCTCGCCAGTGCCAGCCTGTTCGCCCTGGGCACCCAGGCGGAGTCGCTCTCGCCCGCCGACATCAAGGTCGGCAAGCAGTATGTCGAGCTGCCCACCCCGGTGCCGGTGGCGCAGCCGGGCAAGATCGAGGTCGTGGAGCTGTTCTGGTACGGCTGCCCGCATTGCTACCAGTTCGAGCCGAGCATCAACGCCTGGGCCAGCAAGCTGCCGGAAGACGTGAACTTCCGGCGCGTTCCGGCCCTGTTCGGTGGTGTGTGGAACGTCCATGGCCAGCTGTTCCTCACGCTGGAGACAATGAACGTGGAGTCGAAAGTCCATGCCGCGATCTTCGAAGCCATCCACAAGGACGGCAAGAAGCTGGCAACCCCCGAGGAGATGGCCGAGTTCCTCGCCGGCCACGGCATCGACAAGGACGCCTTCCTCAAGACCTACAGCTCCTTCAACGTGAAGAGCCAGATGGAGAAGGCGAAGAAGCTGGCGATCGCCTACCAGATCTCCGGCGTTCCGGTCATGGTCGTCAACGGCAAATACCGCTTCGACCTGGGCAGCGCCGGCGGCCCGGAGAACACCCTGCAGGTGGCCGACTACCTGATCGACCAGGAACGCAGTGCCCAGTGA
- a CDS encoding endonuclease/exonuclease/phosphatase family protein: protein MLRRRTVERQAAVRQPRTNPQCRDARALTADGRLRLLSFNIQVGIRTENYRHYLTRSWQHLLPHAGRAVNLQRIGDLLADFDLVALQEVDGGSLRSDYVNQVEHLAQLGNFPYWYQQLNRNLGPLAQHSNGLLSRLRPSALEDHPLPGPPGRGAILLRLGEGPDALAVVMMHLALGARTRTRQLAYIRELIGDYRHLVLMGDMNTHARELLEYSPLRDLGLLAPQIEATFPSWRPQRCIDHILLSPSLTLERVQVLPQQISDHLPVAVEVRLPEHLGHNTLPQAQP from the coding sequence ATGCTGCGCCGACGCACGGTTGAACGCCAGGCCGCCGTGCGGCAACCGCGGACCAATCCGCAATGCCGCGATGCACGCGCGCTGACCGCCGACGGTCGGCTGCGCCTGCTGAGCTTCAACATCCAGGTCGGTATCCGCACCGAGAATTACCGGCACTATCTGACCCGCAGCTGGCAGCATCTGCTGCCGCATGCCGGGCGAGCCGTGAATCTGCAGCGAATCGGCGACCTGCTCGCCGACTTCGACCTGGTAGCCCTGCAGGAGGTCGACGGGGGCAGCCTGCGCTCCGACTATGTCAACCAGGTGGAACACCTCGCCCAGCTCGGCAACTTCCCCTACTGGTACCAGCAGCTCAACCGCAACCTCGGCCCGCTGGCCCAGCATAGCAACGGCCTGCTCAGCCGCCTGCGGCCCTCCGCGCTGGAAGACCACCCGCTGCCCGGCCCGCCGGGACGCGGCGCGATACTCCTGCGGCTCGGTGAAGGCCCCGATGCGCTGGCGGTGGTCATGATGCATCTGGCCCTCGGCGCCCGAACGCGCACCCGTCAGCTCGCCTACATTCGAGAGCTGATCGGCGACTATCGCCATCTGGTGCTGATGGGCGACATGAACACCCATGCCCGCGAATTGCTGGAATACTCCCCTCTGCGCGATCTCGGCCTGCTCGCCCCGCAGATCGAGGCCACCTTTCCCAGTTGGCGTCCGCAGCGCTGCATCGACCACATCTTGCTCAGCCCCAGCCTGACGCTGGAGCGGGTACAGGTGCTGCCGCAACAGATCTCCGATCACCTGCCGGTGGCGGTGGAGGTCCGCCTGCCCGAACACCTCGGGCACAACACTCTGCCACAGGCCCAGCCCTGA
- a CDS encoding N-acetylmuramoyl-L-alanine amidase: protein MKSLALPLILALLAGCAAGPRIDTRYSSRSQDSRVQYIVLHYTSEDLPGSLHQLTQGEVSSHYLIDAKPATIYRLVEEDRRAWHAGNSQWRGRTWLNANSIGIELVNLGYLDTPNGRLWYPYSSEQIDALILLLKDIVKRHGLGPDAIIGHSDIAPLRKVDPGPLFPWKRLAEAGLVVWPDARRVAELQARYAVQLPEVAWFQEQLARHGYALERHGVLDAETRRILAAFQMKYRPARFDGEPDAETAALLATLNETG, encoded by the coding sequence ATGAAGTCGCTCGCCCTCCCCCTGATCCTCGCCCTGCTGGCCGGCTGCGCCGCCGGCCCGCGGATCGATACCCGCTACAGTTCGCGCAGCCAGGACAGCCGCGTGCAGTACATCGTCCTGCATTACACCTCGGAGGATCTGCCGGGCTCGCTGCACCAGCTCACCCAGGGTGAGGTCAGCAGCCACTATCTGATCGACGCCAAGCCTGCGACCATCTACCGCTTGGTTGAAGAAGACCGCCGCGCCTGGCACGCTGGCAACAGCCAATGGCGCGGCAGGACCTGGCTGAATGCCAACAGCATCGGCATCGAACTGGTCAACCTCGGCTATCTGGACACCCCCAACGGACGTCTCTGGTATCCCTATTCGTCGGAGCAGATCGATGCGCTGATCCTTCTCCTCAAGGACATCGTCAAGCGCCACGGATTGGGACCCGATGCGATAATCGGCCATAGTGACATTGCCCCGCTGCGCAAGGTCGACCCGGGTCCGCTGTTTCCCTGGAAGCGTCTGGCCGAGGCCGGGCTCGTCGTCTGGCCGGATGCGCGCCGGGTAGCCGAGCTGCAGGCGCGCTACGCCGTCCAGTTGCCGGAGGTCGCCTGGTTCCAGGAGCAACTGGCCCGGCACGGCTATGCCCTGGAGCGGCACGGGGTTCTGGACGCCGAGACGCGGCGGATCCTTGCCGCCTTCCAGATGAAATACCGTCCGGCCCGCTTCGACGGCGAGCCGGACGCTGAAACCGCGGCCCTGCTGGCAACCCTGAACGAAACGGGGTAA